One window of the Bubalus kerabau isolate K-KA32 ecotype Philippines breed swamp buffalo chromosome 9, PCC_UOA_SB_1v2, whole genome shotgun sequence genome contains the following:
- the KIF25 gene encoding kinesin-like protein KIF25 → MQKYPTEQSSVSGGVVHAVDDETVLVECNRPGHPLINKTYTFERVYGPAESQRAVFEDVCPLLTSFLDGYNVCIMAYGQTGSGKSFTMLGPHCQEEPALPSEPRGDTGIIPRAAAELFRLISEDPSRSPEVGVSTVEICNNGIFDLLANASCRAASGVKRQVLPTQQGKKAGCGLTHRSVRSAVQFLTLVGRGLKLQVKQPTAVHAESSRSHLVITVTLATAASPCGPSGRPSTPAPQSDRSASTEPCRPGPRSLATGRRQSLPVPPRTRGHGLRGATPDPLGQVRTTLQLVDLAGSECAGVSGVTRPALRETSCINRSLAALSDVLGALAEGRGHIPYRNSRLTRLLQDPLGGDAKLQVIVCVSPGQRHVAEMLQSLGFGAQARQVERGCPAPRKLR, encoded by the exons ATGCAAAAGTACCCAACGGAGCAGAG CTCCGTGTCCGGAGGAGTGGTCCACGCAGTCGATGAC GAGACTGTCCTGGTGGAGTGCAACCGGCCTGGCCACCCTTTGATTAATAAGACATACACGTTTGAAAG AGTTTACGGCCCAGCGGAGTCTCAGAGAGCGGTGTTTGAGGATGTGTGTCCCCTTCTCACGTCCTTCTTGGATGG GTACAATGTCTGCATCATGGCTTACGGGCAGACGGGAAGCGGGAAGAGCTTCACCATGCTGGGCCCGCATTGCCAGGAGGAGCCGGCCCTGCCGTCGGAACCCCGCGGCGACACGGGCATCATCCCCAGGGCGGCTGCAGAGCTCTTCAG GCTCATTTCAGAAGATCCGTCCAGGAGCCCGGAGGTGGGCGTTTCCACAGTGGAGATCTGCAACAATGGCATTTTTGACCTTCTGGCTAACGCCAGCTGTCGAGCGGCATCTGGGGTGAAGCGACAGGTGCTGCCGACCCAGCAAGGAAAGAAGGCGGGCTGCGGGCTGACCCACCG GTCGGTCCGCAGTGCCGTGCAGTTCCTGACGCTCGTGGGCAGGGGTCTGAAGCTGCAGGTGAAGCAGCCCACCGCGGTGCATGCCGAGTCCTCGCGATCTCACCTGGTGATAACCGTGACCCTGGCCACAGCCGCCTCCCCCTGTGGGCCCAGCGGGCGGCCATCCACACCCG CTCCGCAGTCAGATCGGTCAGCATCCACAGAGCCCTGCCGGCCTGGACCCCGGTCGCTGGCCACCGGGAGGAGGCAGAGCCTGCCTGTGCCCCCGAGGACCCGCGGGCACGGACTCAGGGGGGCAACCCCGGACCCCCTGGGGCAGGTGCGCACCACCCTGCAGCTCGTGGACCTGGCGGGCAGCGAGTGTGCAG GTGTGTCTGGAGTGACGAGGCCAGCCCTGAGGGAGACTTCCTGCATAAACCggagcctggcagccctctcAGATGTCCTGGGGGCGCTGGCGGAGGGCAGAGGCCACATCCCCTACCGGAACAGCCGGCTTACCCGCCTGCTGCAGGACCCACTCG GAGGTGATGCAAAGTTACAGGTGATCGTGTGCGTGTCCCCAGGCCAGAGGCACGTGGCCGAGATGCTGCAGAGCCTGGGGTTTGGCGCCCAAGCGAGGCAAGTGGAGCGAGGCTGTCCAGCCCCCAGAAAACTCAGGTGA